A single Anatilimnocola floriformis DNA region contains:
- a CDS encoding histidine phosphatase family protein, with protein sequence MVRILLIRSAATDFDEQGRIKGTLDLPLSDVGTAQAARLINEVQAVEFDYLYSSTCRCAVETANQLGTSRKMKVRQLADFQNVDHGLWHGKLVDELKQTQPRIYRQLQEHPETVCPPEGEPLGMAQARAKVAVDRLVRKHRRGTIALVLPEPFYSLVKQILAPAAELGDLWKAECQCGGWQLIDLEQEELQRVVLAPAAAISAAVSGGAAVMTGLLFGRY encoded by the coding sequence ATGGTTCGAATCCTGTTGATCCGTTCCGCTGCGACCGACTTTGATGAACAAGGTCGCATCAAGGGAACTCTCGATCTTCCTCTCTCCGACGTGGGCACGGCTCAAGCCGCTCGTTTGATTAACGAAGTCCAAGCGGTTGAGTTCGATTACCTGTATTCGTCGACGTGTCGTTGTGCGGTCGAAACCGCCAACCAACTGGGCACTAGCCGCAAAATGAAGGTGCGGCAGCTTGCCGATTTTCAGAACGTCGATCATGGTCTGTGGCATGGCAAGCTCGTCGACGAGCTGAAGCAAACCCAGCCGCGGATTTATCGCCAGTTGCAAGAACACCCCGAAACCGTTTGCCCGCCCGAAGGCGAACCCCTGGGCATGGCCCAAGCGCGAGCCAAAGTTGCCGTCGATCGCCTGGTGCGAAAGCATCGCCGCGGCACCATCGCCCTCGTGTTGCCCGAACCGTTTTACAGCCTCGTCAAACAGATTCTGGCCCCGGCTGCCGAGCTCGGCGACCTGTGGAAGGCCGAGTGCCAATGCGGCGGTTGGCAGCTGATTGATCTCGAACAAGAAGAGTTACAACGCGTCGTGCTGGCACCGGCTGCTGCCATTTCGGCTGCTGTCAGTGGCGGAGCAGCCGTGATGACCGGCCTGCTGTTTGGCCGATATTGA
- a CDS encoding autotransporter-associated beta strand repeat-containing protein, with product MSNRIRRSWWSRVRAPFASGKARPARDTAKNGRRQAFLEALEDRSMMATGVFANVPEAANYSLVYELNITGTNNFSAGNVPYSVNNSGAIANPFDRVAYYLELDTDGAGPAPTEWVYVSANALTNNLAKIGVPNLSSGAVFQQNLTSMNVFSNKAGIVTGTGITTGNIEFWPSNYNTANGVGVPNANGSTYDFGDTISAGGHGSMQIHNYDTDGAGPGITGQTLFAFNNWNDSTLNAAALGIGNDPNPAHGSDWTFAANVGTYQIKNIAVLVRQTSNTPIPTPTATAAPAALSSNAPELADYQLLYQKALPNDANYSSGAVAYDVNNAALIPANSFDRIAYYLELDTDGAGPSPTQWVSASFNADGYSTNPSLLGIPNAASTAVFQQYVTGMNVFSNVSGLPATNVMGNVEFWPNDYGAGNTLNIPGASGSTLDFGDSRSAGGSHGSMQIHNSSAAAAVGKTLFGYNGWNGAGAEALGIGVDPNTARANYQPDWTFSTNSNTYATKNLYVLVRPRTAGTSGSDNIVLKLVNGISQYTVNGGLPVTVSSTSPLVINGSAGNDTLTVDLTGGNPIPTGGLTFNGGGPTTGPGDKLAIVGGNQGNVTYNYTNASDGSVVMQNFGTINYTGLEPISNSGTAANVTFNLPGTADSTIALSDLGAGMARLQSTVPTFELTDFAVPTAGGSLTINMGNNDQTLTVNSLVLNANTSLVIDGGAGTDTVNLNAAGLAITNNLSLTTENVAQTQGVTVTNLTTLNGTGTFALTNAANNFNTVNVAAGGSVSLRDDNTGLVLTGATVTSNLTINSDDPVTQTGVIAGAGGVTKLGTGTLTLSQLNTYSGPTTITAGTLNANSSSAIGDGSATNTLVFGGGTLVAASTIASPATRGVNITATAVIDTNGQSVTLAGVITGSGGLTKNNTGTLTLGGNNTYTGVTTLNRGTTVLTSANALGATGAGNNTVVVGADGTTSTTLQLNPAAGINVPEALNLNANAAGRVTLLNSAQANTLSGAIDVSSTGTFVQFTSNAGSLTVTSDITGTLTGASPQFVLRGGSTSTANHLQGSVNLTGGSLIKTDGGLWIIGTAGKTYSWVNTQTSVGTLRMGTANVLPAAGQIIMGQNDNSATTLDLNNFNQTTAGISFGRNTAVASVASITTGTGVLTLNGNLTYTSASATAAGLISGNLNLGGGTRTFTIDNALAGVDFDLNNLNVTNGSLVKAGPGLLNFTGGATIGLNLTTVTVSAGTLQHGGGVASYTVGAGTGKTNVASGATFISGTGALINSDLDVAAGGTARFTANTTPSVGSLSGAGSVILEATAATPFTAGSNNLSTTFSGVISQGAGFTGSFIKAGTGTMTLSGVNTYTGTTAVSAGTLQVQGGNAIADGAGAVSVANGATLQLLSDETVSAFTGAATSTLALGGNALTVNTGNVLVGNVTTANGRINAVAGAISDNNAAAMNITGTGIVLSSATGAGTSADPLEATISVLEAVGGTGGVFVNNTGNLTIGGLSAVVGLSGGNDLVITTAGGISVTENATASGVGSDVLLTATDAATTGQNIAVSAGVTLNAGGVITLSAGDNATVPATAVLVAAGTVTINIDAGDADPGVGGSLVWDADVDAPLAVFNGSADVGAGSPGNSFNVRPDQDVGDVLTPIRIFGFAPTSGVFPAGDQLIVDTAGLGVPTLTLGPGDRNGSFSFGTQAASLTYNDIEDVSSDPPGSAFHLVLDMKFSGYQNGVADTIDARLNNAGDTLQLLVNSLPVFSGADANIESLTIIGSTDNDALTITETAGGLPRFNSGAPAVNNSGIGGGVSAGSHLNSSADLALETLRGAQTPWDANDVSIHFDGGVGGTDSLTINYLTAQNTGYFSDASDAGNSGNVLAAPGTFPTIGAPTLLISVANIEPLNLNGAGGTLLVDATGTAATSNLTLTDIGPTTQLVADGGVATTTFGGFASAVVVGGGGAELIDVVSVDNATLTNLQVVAGNTNDLLTLPGGDSSADTIRLRSLPTGVSALLQGNAGSDSFQLYDGTNTVDNIQAPVVVDGSDGNLLGNTDTLTIIDTGDTLNGDTVVIGAVNAGVSADYFIDGITSTVSSDVVFRNIDVLDYTGTTFNDSIDGRFVNTMPAHDLNTVNLSGWTGSDQFLLFTSDQLGGTGLFTPNATASGVTNINLYGDSPGNPHVGDGNDTFGEQPPGISGTGATNVGLAVASTVRSIRPSTSTAIAIDGGQPTGLAAPLGDETGDRNNIDISALPNSNSVIVSTFSPGTVVATGIQPLTWTQIEDINVVDQGKLTNVQMGDLFARTTPGSDIVQLTKNSTTLNPNQVRLRITAGSGNYSASNKTIIYGGAQNDNITQSNLTIPAEFYGEGGDDVLSGAMNNDWLVGGDGNDRINGSGGDNVIWGDNSPTSGDPTPQNSATGGDDILSGLGGNDVFYGGGGNDQISAGGGNDYANGGAGNDILDGSDGDDRLYGGDGNDTLSGAGGNDLLSGGTGNDRLYGEAGNDVIFGGTGADLLDGGVGNDLLISGSVLNESSTWTSVANTTTFSPATYTNGSDNDDALLTLLALWGSTGSNSTGLAPITHDGANDDLFGGLGDDDFCWEAADVVDSGLAPTDFNAVGMGADQRIPPNT from the coding sequence ATGTCAAACCGCATCCGCCGGTCGTGGTGGTCTCGTGTTCGTGCGCCTTTCGCCAGCGGCAAGGCCCGGCCTGCTCGCGACACCGCAAAAAATGGACGGCGGCAAGCGTTTCTGGAGGCGCTCGAAGACCGCAGCATGATGGCGACGGGCGTCTTCGCCAACGTGCCCGAAGCGGCCAATTATTCGCTGGTGTACGAGCTGAACATCACGGGGACGAACAACTTCTCTGCCGGTAATGTTCCTTACTCCGTCAACAACTCCGGGGCAATCGCTAATCCGTTCGATCGAGTTGCTTACTATCTGGAACTAGACACCGACGGCGCCGGTCCTGCGCCAACCGAGTGGGTCTATGTGTCGGCCAATGCGCTGACGAACAATCTTGCCAAGATCGGTGTTCCTAATTTGTCATCAGGTGCTGTGTTTCAACAGAACCTGACCAGCATGAATGTCTTTTCGAATAAGGCAGGCATCGTCACCGGAACGGGCATCACCACCGGCAACATCGAGTTTTGGCCCTCGAACTACAACACGGCGAACGGTGTCGGCGTGCCGAATGCCAACGGGTCGACCTATGACTTCGGCGATACCATCAGTGCGGGCGGCCACGGCTCGATGCAGATTCACAACTACGACACCGATGGCGCTGGTCCGGGAATAACCGGGCAAACGCTGTTTGCGTTCAACAACTGGAACGACAGCACGCTGAACGCCGCAGCGCTTGGCATCGGCAACGACCCGAATCCGGCGCACGGCTCTGACTGGACCTTTGCAGCCAACGTCGGCACCTACCAGATCAAGAACATCGCGGTTCTGGTGCGCCAAACCAGCAACACTCCCATTCCTACACCGACCGCAACCGCCGCACCGGCTGCACTCTCGTCCAATGCCCCAGAACTGGCCGACTATCAACTGCTGTATCAAAAGGCGCTGCCGAACGACGCCAACTACAGCAGCGGCGCGGTGGCCTACGACGTCAACAATGCCGCGCTGATTCCGGCCAATTCGTTTGATCGCATCGCCTACTACTTGGAACTCGATACCGACGGCGCTGGTCCGAGTCCCACGCAGTGGGTTTCGGCTTCCTTCAACGCCGATGGCTATTCCACCAATCCGTCGCTCCTCGGCATTCCCAACGCGGCCTCGACTGCAGTCTTTCAGCAATACGTGACCGGCATGAATGTCTTCTCCAACGTCAGCGGCCTGCCTGCGACGAATGTGATGGGGAACGTCGAATTCTGGCCGAACGACTACGGGGCCGGCAATACACTCAACATTCCTGGAGCCAGTGGATCCACCCTCGATTTTGGCGATAGTCGCTCAGCCGGCGGCTCGCATGGTTCGATGCAGATCCACAATTCGTCGGCTGCTGCTGCGGTAGGCAAAACTCTGTTTGGCTACAACGGCTGGAACGGTGCTGGCGCTGAAGCGCTAGGCATTGGAGTGGATCCGAATACGGCACGCGCGAATTACCAGCCAGACTGGACCTTCAGCACAAACTCGAACACCTACGCCACGAAGAACCTCTACGTTCTGGTTCGGCCCCGCACTGCGGGAACTTCCGGGTCGGACAACATTGTCTTGAAGCTGGTCAACGGCATCAGCCAATACACAGTCAACGGCGGCCTGCCGGTGACGGTCTCTTCCACATCTCCGCTGGTCATTAACGGCTCGGCTGGCAATGACACGCTGACGGTCGATCTGACCGGCGGCAATCCGATCCCGACGGGCGGCTTGACCTTCAACGGCGGTGGTCCCACGACGGGCCCGGGCGACAAGCTGGCGATCGTCGGCGGCAATCAAGGCAATGTGACTTACAACTACACCAATGCCTCCGACGGCAGCGTGGTGATGCAAAACTTTGGCACGATCAATTACACGGGTCTCGAGCCGATCAGCAACAGCGGCACTGCGGCGAACGTTACTTTCAATTTGCCCGGCACGGCCGATAGCACCATCGCGCTGAGCGATCTCGGCGCTGGCATGGCCCGGCTGCAGAGTACAGTTCCTACGTTTGAACTGACCGACTTCGCCGTGCCAACGGCCGGCGGTTCGCTGACGATCAACATGGGGAACAACGATCAAACGTTGACCGTTAATTCACTGGTCCTCAATGCCAATACCAGCCTGGTGATCGACGGCGGAGCTGGCACCGACACGGTGAATCTCAACGCTGCGGGACTTGCGATCACGAATAACCTGTCGCTGACGACCGAAAACGTCGCTCAAACGCAAGGCGTGACCGTCACCAACCTGACCACGCTCAACGGCACGGGCACGTTTGCGCTGACCAACGCCGCCAACAACTTCAACACGGTTAATGTCGCCGCTGGCGGTAGCGTGAGCCTGCGCGATGACAATACCGGCCTGGTGTTGACCGGCGCGACGGTGACTTCGAATCTGACGATCAACAGCGACGACCCCGTTACGCAGACCGGCGTGATCGCCGGCGCCGGCGGCGTGACGAAACTGGGAACTGGCACGCTGACGTTGTCGCAGTTGAATACGTATTCCGGTCCGACGACGATTACTGCCGGTACTTTGAATGCCAACAGCAGTTCGGCCATCGGTGATGGTTCGGCGACAAATACGCTGGTGTTTGGCGGCGGCACCTTGGTGGCCGCGTCTACCATCGCCTCACCCGCCACGCGCGGCGTGAACATCACGGCGACGGCAGTCATCGATACCAACGGCCAATCGGTGACCCTGGCCGGCGTGATCACTGGTAGCGGCGGTTTGACCAAAAACAACACCGGCACGCTGACACTGGGTGGCAACAACACCTACACCGGTGTGACGACGCTCAATCGCGGCACGACTGTGTTGACCAGTGCCAATGCGTTGGGCGCGACGGGGGCCGGAAACAATACCGTTGTCGTGGGTGCCGACGGTACGACCAGCACGACCTTGCAACTGAATCCTGCCGCAGGGATCAACGTTCCCGAAGCTTTGAATTTGAATGCGAATGCTGCCGGTCGCGTGACTCTGCTCAACAGCGCGCAGGCCAATACGCTCTCGGGCGCCATCGACGTTTCGAGCACGGGAACCTTCGTGCAATTCACTTCGAACGCCGGTTCTTTGACGGTCACGAGCGATATCACCGGCACGCTCACCGGGGCTTCGCCGCAGTTCGTGCTGCGTGGTGGCTCGACCAGCACCGCCAATCATTTGCAAGGTAGCGTCAATCTCACGGGCGGCAGCCTGATCAAGACCGATGGCGGTCTGTGGATCATCGGCACCGCCGGCAAGACCTACAGCTGGGTCAATACGCAAACTTCGGTGGGAACGCTGCGGATGGGAACCGCCAATGTGTTGCCCGCTGCTGGCCAGATCATCATGGGCCAAAACGATAACAGCGCGACCACGCTGGATCTGAATAATTTCAATCAAACCACGGCTGGTATTTCGTTCGGTCGTAACACAGCAGTTGCCAGCGTAGCCTCGATCACCACTGGCACTGGCGTGCTCACGCTGAATGGCAATCTCACGTACACGTCGGCCTCGGCAACAGCGGCCGGACTCATTTCCGGCAACTTGAATCTCGGCGGCGGGACTCGCACATTCACGATTGACAACGCATTGGCTGGCGTTGACTTCGATCTCAACAATTTGAATGTGACGAATGGCTCGCTCGTGAAAGCCGGGCCGGGCCTGCTCAATTTTACGGGTGGCGCTACGATTGGTTTGAATCTAACCACCGTCACCGTTTCGGCGGGAACGCTGCAGCATGGCGGAGGTGTCGCGAGTTACACGGTGGGTGCTGGTACCGGCAAGACCAATGTTGCTTCGGGTGCAACTTTCATTTCGGGAACTGGCGCTCTGATCAATTCCGATTTGGATGTCGCAGCCGGTGGAACCGCGCGGTTCACGGCCAACACCACGCCATCCGTTGGCTCGCTCAGTGGTGCAGGAAGCGTCATTCTGGAAGCCACCGCGGCCACGCCGTTCACGGCAGGCTCGAATAACTTGTCGACGACGTTCTCGGGCGTCATCTCGCAAGGCGCGGGTTTCACCGGCAGCTTCATCAAGGCCGGCACGGGCACAATGACCCTCTCGGGCGTGAATACGTACACCGGCACGACGGCGGTCAGTGCTGGCACGTTGCAGGTGCAGGGGGGGAATGCGATTGCCGATGGGGCTGGGGCGGTGAGTGTGGCGAATGGGGCGACGTTGCAGTTGCTCAGTGATGAGACGGTGTCGGCGTTCACGGGGGCGGCGACGAGTACGCTCGCGCTAGGTGGGAATGCGTTGACGGTGAATACCGGTAATGTCCTGGTCGGCAATGTGACGACGGCGAATGGCCGGATTAATGCAGTCGCTGGCGCGATTAGCGATAACAATGCGGCGGCGATGAATATCACCGGCACGGGCATCGTGCTGTCGTCGGCGACGGGCGCGGGGACGAGTGCTGATCCGCTCGAAGCGACGATTTCGGTGCTTGAAGCGGTGGGCGGGACCGGCGGCGTGTTTGTGAATAACACCGGCAATCTCACGATTGGAGGGTTGTCGGCGGTCGTGGGTTTGTCGGGCGGCAATGACCTGGTGATCACGACTGCCGGTGGCATCAGCGTGACGGAGAATGCGACGGCGAGTGGCGTGGGCAGCGATGTGTTGCTGACGGCGACCGATGCGGCGACCACGGGGCAGAACATCGCGGTGAGCGCGGGGGTGACGCTGAATGCAGGCGGCGTGATCACGTTGTCGGCCGGTGATAATGCGACGGTGCCGGCGACGGCGGTGCTAGTGGCCGCGGGGACCGTGACGATCAATATTGATGCGGGCGATGCGGATCCGGGTGTTGGTGGTTCGCTGGTGTGGGATGCCGATGTCGATGCGCCGCTGGCGGTGTTCAACGGCTCGGCCGATGTCGGTGCGGGTTCGCCCGGCAACTCGTTCAACGTGCGGCCCGATCAAGATGTCGGTGATGTGCTCACGCCGATTCGGATCTTTGGTTTCGCGCCGACGAGTGGTGTGTTCCCTGCCGGCGATCAATTGATTGTCGATACGGCCGGCCTCGGCGTGCCGACGCTCACGCTCGGCCCGGGCGATCGCAACGGCTCGTTCAGCTTCGGCACGCAAGCCGCGTCGCTCACCTACAACGATATCGAAGATGTCAGCAGCGATCCGCCGGGCTCGGCGTTTCATCTAGTGCTCGATATGAAGTTCTCGGGCTATCAAAACGGCGTCGCCGATACGATCGATGCTCGGCTCAACAACGCCGGCGACACACTGCAGTTGCTCGTCAACAGCTTGCCGGTTTTCAGCGGTGCTGACGCCAACATCGAGTCGTTGACGATCATCGGTTCGACCGACAACGATGCTCTGACGATCACCGAAACGGCTGGTGGCTTGCCGCGGTTCAACAGTGGCGCACCTGCAGTCAACAACAGCGGCATCGGCGGTGGCGTGAGCGCGGGTTCGCATCTGAATAGCAGTGCCGATCTCGCGCTCGAAACGCTCCGCGGTGCGCAAACGCCTTGGGATGCCAACGATGTCTCGATTCACTTCGATGGTGGCGTGGGCGGCACCGATTCGCTCACCATCAACTATCTCACCGCGCAGAACACGGGTTACTTCAGCGATGCGAGCGATGCCGGCAACAGCGGCAATGTGCTCGCCGCGCCGGGAACTTTTCCCACGATCGGTGCACCGACGTTGTTGATTTCGGTCGCGAACATCGAGCCGCTCAATCTCAACGGTGCTGGCGGCACGCTGCTCGTCGACGCGACCGGCACGGCCGCGACGAGCAACCTCACGCTGACCGACATCGGCCCGACGACGCAACTTGTCGCCGACGGCGGCGTGGCGACCACGACCTTCGGCGGTTTTGCCAGCGCAGTAGTTGTCGGCGGCGGTGGGGCGGAACTGATCGATGTCGTGAGCGTCGACAATGCCACGCTGACCAACCTGCAAGTGGTGGCCGGCAATACCAATGATCTACTAACACTTCCTGGCGGCGACAGCTCGGCCGATACCATTCGTCTGCGCTCGTTGCCCACCGGCGTGAGCGCACTCTTACAAGGCAATGCCGGCAGCGATTCGTTTCAATTGTATGATGGCACGAACACCGTTGATAATATTCAAGCGCCGGTCGTTGTTGATGGCAGCGATGGTAATCTGCTAGGAAACACCGATACACTGACGATCATTGATACGGGCGATACTCTCAATGGTGATACGGTAGTGATCGGTGCCGTGAATGCGGGCGTCTCGGCCGACTATTTCATCGATGGCATTACCAGCACGGTTAGTAGTGACGTCGTCTTCCGTAACATCGATGTGTTGGATTACACCGGCACGACCTTTAATGATTCAATCGACGGCCGGTTTGTGAACACGATGCCGGCGCACGATCTCAATACCGTCAATCTCAGCGGCTGGACCGGCAGCGATCAGTTCCTGCTGTTCACTTCGGATCAGCTCGGCGGAACCGGACTGTTCACGCCGAATGCGACGGCCAGCGGCGTGACGAACATCAATTTGTACGGCGATTCGCCGGGAAATCCGCACGTCGGCGACGGCAACGATACCTTCGGCGAACAACCGCCGGGCATCAGCGGCACTGGCGCGACGAACGTCGGCCTCGCCGTGGCGAGCACCGTGCGTTCGATTCGTCCGAGCACCAGCACAGCGATTGCCATCGACGGTGGTCAGCCGACAGGACTCGCCGCGCCGCTCGGCGATGAGACGGGCGATCGTAATAATATTGATATCAGCGCGCTGCCGAATTCCAACTCGGTGATTGTCTCAACCTTCTCACCTGGAACCGTAGTAGCGACTGGCATTCAACCTTTGACATGGACGCAGATTGAAGATATCAATGTCGTCGACCAAGGGAAGCTGACCAACGTGCAGATGGGTGACCTGTTTGCCCGCACAACTCCCGGTTCCGACATCGTGCAGTTGACGAAGAACTCCACGACTCTCAATCCGAACCAGGTTCGGTTGCGGATCACGGCGGGAAGCGGCAATTATAGCGCCAGTAATAAGACTATTATTTATGGTGGCGCGCAGAATGATAATATCACGCAAAGCAATCTCACGATCCCCGCCGAGTTCTACGGCGAGGGTGGCGATGATGTGCTCAGCGGCGCGATGAACAACGACTGGCTGGTGGGCGGCGACGGCAACGACCGCATCAACGGCAGCGGCGGCGACAACGTGATCTGGGGCGACAACAGCCCGACCAGCGGCGATCCCACGCCGCAAAATAGCGCGACCGGCGGCGACGACATTCTCAGCGGTCTCGGTGGCAACGATGTCTTCTATGGCGGCGGCGGCAACGACCAGATCTCGGCTGGCGGCGGCAATGATTACGCCAACGGCGGCGCGGGAAATGACATTCTCGACGGTAGCGACGGCGACGATCGTCTGTACGGCGGCGATGGCAATGACACGCTGAGCGGCGCTGGCGGCAACGACTTGCTCAGCGGCGGCACTGGCAACGACAGACTCTACGGCGAAGCCGGCAACGATGTGATCTTTGGCGGCACGGGAGCCGATCTGCTCGATGGCGGCGTGGGCAACGACCTGCTGATCAGCGGCAGCGTGCTGAACGAGTCCAGCACTTGGACGAGCGTCGCGAACACGACGACATTCAGCCCCGCGACCTACACCAACGGCAGCGACAACGACGATGCGTTGCTCACACTGCTGGCCCTGTGGGGCAGCACGGGCAGCAACAGCACCGGCCTGGCGCCGATCACCCACGACGGCGCCAACGACGATCTCTTCGGCGGCCTCGGCGACGACGACTTCTGCTGGGAAGCCGCCGACGTCGTCGACTCAGGCCTCGCCCCGACCGACTTCAATGCGGTGGGCATGGGAGCAGATCAACGAATCCCGCCGAATACGTAA
- the rpe gene encoding ribulose-phosphate 3-epimerase yields the protein MSASIAIDSLPTVQPIVLPSLLQCDFANLEREVRTLEEAGVQALHLDVMDGSFVPNLSYGMPIVAALRKVTRLPLDVHLMIEQPQRYLRQFAEAGADLLTFHIEAAPEAGPLIDEIHSLGVKAGLALNPATPLGTLDAFLGDIDLALVMSVPAGFGGQKFHENALEKLQSLRSRVRPEVILEVDGGVNASTIARCAQAGARWFVVGSAIFGQPSYGDAVRNLTHLASL from the coding sequence ATGTCCGCAAGCATCGCCATTGACTCTCTCCCAACGGTCCAGCCCATCGTGCTGCCGTCGTTGTTGCAGTGCGACTTCGCCAATCTCGAGCGCGAAGTGCGAACGCTGGAAGAAGCCGGTGTGCAGGCGCTGCATCTCGATGTGATGGACGGCTCTTTCGTTCCGAACTTGTCGTACGGCATGCCCATTGTGGCAGCCCTGCGAAAGGTCACACGCCTGCCGCTCGACGTTCATCTGATGATCGAACAGCCGCAGCGGTATTTGCGGCAATTCGCTGAAGCGGGTGCCGATCTCCTTACATTTCACATCGAAGCGGCTCCGGAAGCGGGTCCGCTGATCGATGAAATTCACTCGTTGGGTGTGAAAGCAGGGCTCGCCCTGAACCCAGCCACTCCCCTTGGCACGCTGGATGCATTTCTGGGGGATATCGATCTGGCGCTCGTCATGAGCGTGCCTGCCGGTTTCGGCGGGCAGAAGTTTCATGAGAACGCGTTAGAGAAACTGCAATCGCTTCGTAGTCGGGTTCGGCCCGAAGTGATTTTGGAGGTGGATGGCGGCGTGAATGCGTCGACCATCGCCCGTTGTGCACAGGCTGGCGCTCGCTGGTTTGTGGTGGGTTCGGCAATTTTCGGACAGCCCAGTTACGGCGATGCTGTTCGCAACCTGACCCACTTGGCAAGTCTTTAG
- a CDS encoding L,D-transpeptidase family protein, with product MAVFEKSKGQDLTGWDKITHTQTIKEGKDTRMTLAGYDMTGFYVISTDTSVCTIHETTSPTVKQPVAERQFVVTGVRDGSCEIQALYSEKNRTVLASFKVIVTNVKMAAKLVFFPGERTVGECTMGTIFVVGGNGEHYDAAGGAPAAYKGEGGHTSDPTPPGVYVLGPQHKATTGTWPNSAIPWGAQLRLGKEPGRVEYLQGGNSWAAANGPTGIIVKYMKQFAARDGKTRTTEECDNELAGLFFTDRERKVLRTTSWDQNDFGQWSWNLTLNGKITPFYIHTTPLNELQTVKGWTVKLDNSHGCVHLAPKTRDKMMADGYLKKGVIFEVRKYSDVAPRN from the coding sequence ATGGCCGTTTTTGAAAAATCCAAGGGGCAAGACCTCACCGGTTGGGACAAAATCACGCACACGCAAACCATCAAGGAAGGCAAAGACACGCGCATGACGCTGGCCGGTTACGACATGACCGGCTTCTATGTCATCTCGACCGATACCTCGGTTTGCACGATTCACGAAACGACCTCCCCCACCGTTAAACAGCCCGTCGCCGAGCGGCAGTTTGTGGTCACCGGCGTGCGCGATGGGTCGTGCGAGATCCAGGCGTTGTATTCCGAAAAGAACCGGACGGTCCTGGCGTCGTTCAAGGTGATCGTCACCAACGTAAAGATGGCTGCGAAGCTCGTCTTCTTTCCCGGCGAACGAACCGTCGGTGAATGCACGATGGGAACCATCTTCGTCGTCGGGGGCAACGGCGAACACTACGACGCAGCCGGTGGCGCGCCGGCCGCATACAAGGGCGAAGGTGGCCACACCTCGGATCCCACGCCGCCGGGAGTGTATGTTCTCGGTCCGCAGCACAAAGCGACGACCGGCACTTGGCCGAACTCGGCGATTCCGTGGGGCGCGCAACTCCGTCTCGGCAAAGAGCCCGGCCGTGTCGAATATCTGCAGGGTGGCAACAGCTGGGCCGCGGCCAATGGCCCGACCGGGATCATCGTGAAATACATGAAGCAATTTGCCGCTCGCGACGGCAAGACGCGCACGACGGAAGAATGCGACAATGAACTCGCCGGCCTCTTCTTCACCGACCGCGAACGCAAGGTGCTCCGTACCACGTCGTGGGACCAGAACGACTTCGGCCAATGGTCGTGGAACCTCACCCTCAACGGCAAGATCACGCCCTTCTACATTCACACCACGCCGCTGAACGAATTGCAAACCGTGAAAGGCTGGACCGTGAAACTCGACAACTCACACGGCTGCGTGCACCTCGCGCCAAAGACACGCGACAAAATGATGGCCGATGGCTATCTGAAGAAAGGCGTGATCTTCGAAGTGCGGAAATACAGCGACGTCGCGCCGCGTAATTGA
- a CDS encoding Dabb family protein: MLAHMVYFTLKDSSDAAIDHMVGACQKYLSGHPGTKFFAAGKLVPDLTRPVNQIDFHVALHVVFDTRQAHDDYQTHPRHIQFIEENKASWDRVRVFDSYVD; encoded by the coding sequence ATGCTCGCTCACATGGTTTACTTCACGCTCAAGGACAGCTCCGATGCCGCCATCGATCACATGGTGGGGGCCTGCCAGAAATACCTCAGCGGCCATCCGGGAACGAAGTTTTTTGCGGCCGGCAAACTCGTGCCCGATCTCACTCGCCCCGTGAATCAGATCGACTTCCACGTCGCGCTGCATGTGGTCTTCGATACTCGCCAAGCCCACGACGATTACCAGACGCACCCACGGCACATCCAATTCATCGAAGAAAACAAAGCTAGCTGGGACCGCGTGCGGGTCTTCGATTCGTACGTCGACTAG